CGTTCGACAAGTTATAGAATATTGAGGAGGGAACTTTGGTCTCTACGGTAACGTGACCTATGGTTCCCTCCATATGTAACTGATTACATACGGGGGATTTTATGAATATAAATAATCTATTTTTTCACATTCTGTATTGTAATTACAGATACTTCGATGACCCCAAGAGAAATTGGAGCAAGCTTGTTAGAACCCTCCAGCATCATGAACTTCTCTTAGTGACTGGTGGGAAGGGCAGTTTTATGATTGAGCGAAAAAAATATTCGTTTAAAGCGGGTATGTTATTCTATATTTCTCCAGGTGTTAAGCAATCAATAGAGATAGATGCTGAAGATCCCTTATGCTTTCTGTCCGTTCATTTCAACTATGCGAAGGTGAGCATGGACGAGGAGAAATGGGGAATTAATGGTCATGTAGAGACACTCAATCTTCAAGATGTAACGGAAATGAAGGATTATTATCAGGTGGAAGATATCTTCGGTAAAATGATTCAGAGCTGGAATACTAAACTGCCAGGATATGAGTTTGTAGCGAAGACTTTTTTACAGCAGCTAATCATCGCGATTGCTCAAAATACACAAAAACAAAGTCAAAATTACTCTACTTCCTTAAAGGTGGAAAAAATCATCAACTATATGCATCAAAAGATAAACCATAAAGTGACCTTGGGTGAATTGTCTGACATGGTGCAGCTGTCACCTGCTTATTTGTCGAGAGCGTTCAAAGAGATTACAGGTTATTCGATCATTGAGTTCTTTAATAAAATGAAAATGGATAAAGCGAAAGAGCTAATTCTCGAAGGGGACATAAAAATCAAAGAGGTTGCGCAAGCCATTGGATTTACGGATGAATTTTATTTCAGCCGAATTTTTAAAAGAATGACAGGCATCAGCCCTTCTGAATTTCAGAGCAAAAATGTCCATGGAGTTTAGAATAATGCATGGTATAGAGCTAATCTGACTGTTAATATGAGGTTGTTATTGTTAGCAGAAAGAAGGCTTTTTTATGTCCATGTGGAAAAGGAATTTGATCGTTTGCTGGTTTGGTATGTTTGTAACGGGTGTAGGTATGAGCCAGATTGCGCCAGTATTGCCACTCTACATTAAGCATCTTGGCGTGGACAACGCCGATTCCGTAGCTCAGTTTTCGGGCATTGCTTTTGGGATTACCTTTATCGTTTCAGCCATATTTTCACCTATTTGGGGGCTGGCGGCAGACAGGTTCGGACGGAAACCAATGCTTTTGCGGGCAAGTCTTGGGATGGCGATTGTGATAAGCTGTATGGGTTTTGCACCCAATGTGTATGTATTAATTGCACTAAGATTATTACAGGGCACAATTACGGGTTATAGTACAGCTTGTACTACATTAATCGCAACTCAGACGGATAAGGAACATGCAGGATATGCTTTAGGAACCCTTTCAACGGCTAGTATTGCTGGAGCTTTGCTTGGCCCAACGATTGGTGGTTTCATTGCAGAGAGCATGGGTTTACAAAGTTCATTTTTTGTTACGGGTGGACTGATGCTGGTTGCCTTCATTACAACGGCTTTGTTCGTGAAGGAATCTTTTCATCGAGAAGATAAAAAGACGCTTAGTATGAAGGAAGTCTGGAGTAGTGTTCCAGAGAAAAGCCTAACGCTAACCTTGTTTGTAACCTTCTTTATTCTAACTGTTGCTTTATACACTGTAGAACCGATCATTACGGTATATGTTACTCAGCTCTCCAAGAGTGCTAGTCATGTGGCTCTGCTTGCAGGGATGACTTTCTCAGCTTCAGGGCTGGCTAATATCATTGCGGCTCCAAGGCTTGGCAAGCTGTCTGACCGAATAGGTGCTCAAAAAGTTATACTAGTTGCGCTTATAGCGGCAGGACTTCTATTCATCCCACAAGCGTTTGTTCAGAATCCTTGGCAGTTAATGGGTCTGCGTTTTCTACTAGGATTAGCGGCAGGTGGGTTAATACCTTCTGTGAATATCCTCGTTAAGAAAATAACACCAGATGCTCTTACAGGCAGAGTATTTGGCTTTAACATGTCGGCAGGTTATCTTGGCACATTTGCGGGTTCGGTTCTAGGTGGGCAAGTGGCAGCCTGGTTTGAGATCCGAGATGTATTCTTTATTACGAGTGTTTTGCTATTGATAAATGCAGGCTGGGTTTATTTTAAAGTGTATAAAAAACTAAGCTTAAATGGGAGAGAAAACAATGGGAGACTTAAAGAGATCAGAAACTGAATGTCTTGATGCAAAGAAAACGGCACTGGTTGTAATCGACTTGCAAAATGGAATTGTTAACATGCCTAATAAGGCTCCATATACAGGTGAGCAGGTGGTTCAGAAGGGTAGCAGTTTAGTTCAAGCCTTCACGGAAAAGGGTGCGTTTGTAGTACTTGTGAGAGTATCCTCGTTAGATGGACATGATATGTTAAGACCTCAAACAGATATGAAGATGAATGCAGGATCCATTCCAGAAGGCTGGGATACCTTGGTACCTGAATTATCTGACTTCAAAAACGCATATGTGATATCTAAACGTCAGTGGGGGGCATTCTTCGGAACGGATCTTGATTTGCAGCTACGGCGTCGTGGTATAGATACAATTGTCTTGTGTGGTATTTCTACATCCATAGGTGTGGACACGACAGCTAGAGAAGCTTATCAGCTTGGGTACAACCAAGTTTTTGTGGAGGATGCAATGACTGCCTCTACAAAAGAAGAGCATGACTATGTGTGTAAAACCATTTTCCCTAGAATCGGCAAGATTCGGACCACGGAAGAAGTCGTATTGGCTTTAAAATAGAATGTCGGAGGCCAGTACTAAAGGTGCTGGCTTTTTTGTGTTTATGTGGACTTGACTACACAAGTTATAATATTCTTGGATGGCTTGTTCACTAATCCAGCCTATCGCGAAAGTAAATTAAATGAGGTGGAACTATTTGTAGTACATTAATTAAAATTCATCGGCAGGACATTCCGAGAGCCGCCAGTGTTCTGGCAGAAGCCTTCGCAAAGGATGATCCATTGTATCAGCATATTTTGCCTGATGAAACAACCAGACTCCGTGTATTGAATATTTTTTTTCATCGTTATATTGAGATGTTGTATCCTTATTCGGATTTACTAACGACGTCAACTAATTATGAAGCTGTCGCATTGGTGTTCCATTCGGAGCGTCAGACAGGGACATGGATTTCGAACGTCAACTATATGAAACAGATTGGGCTTGCGATTCTCAAGTGTTTACCGATTTGCCGAATCATTGGTGTGCGAGGATTTATTAGAGGACTAACTATTCTACGCAGTATGAGTTCCTTATGGTTATCGATGTTTGGTGATCAGAAGTATTTGCATTTGGATATGCTTGCAGTGCAAGAACGCTATCGTGGACAAGGATACGTATCCAAGATCATGAAACCGCTGCTCGCCGAATGCCGTGAGAAGAATGCTTTATGCACATTAGAGACACAGACACCAAGCAATCTACCCATCTACGAGCATTATCAGTTCCTCACGGTCAAAGTTATCCCTTTACCAAATAGTTCTCTAGAGCAGTATTGTATGGCATGTACTCCAGATGCTACTGAGTAGAAATGATATATAGCGCATAAATAAAAGACGTTGGGATTCTATAACAAAAAATAGCATAACCTTCGAAGGATTGATATAATAGAAACATATATTCGCGTACTTCAGAACCCTATACGGATGTATACGGGTTTATTTTTTTGTGAGGATGATCGATTGAGAGCAGTTTTAAATTATGAAGTGATGGCGAGGTTGGCAGAAAGATGAATTGGTCGGATTTTGGCGAACGAAACAAACGATTGAATCCCCTATGGAATCTGGGGGCTGGGATGAACCTTGGCGAAATCCAACCGTATAAAGAAATGGTGTCTTTAAGCATCTTGTTGCAAGTCTATTATTTAGAGCTAGAATCCAATGAGAGAAGATCCAAGGAAGATATTGTAGCGCTGGCTTGGACTGCACTCGAACGCTTTAATATCGCGAATCTCGGGACTACCGAATCGGTAGAACGTTTAGTGGACGGCCTGCTCTGGAGCGGAAATGGTGGAGATTTCGAATCCTATTATTATGATGATGCGGCACGGCAAATGTCTGTGCAGAAATATAAGTATTTCATGGTGGATGAGGATGCGACCCGCAGTAGCTGGGAAGAGAGTGGCAGAACAATTTATCGACTCTCCGAATATGCTATGGAGCTTATTTTTATGAGTCATGAGATTATCGAAGAGTTCCAGATCAGCATCAAGCTGCTCGAGATTCAGATGCATATTAAGCATGGTCGTGTAACTCGGGCGCTTCAGGATGTGAATGAGCTTATCTCCCGGGTCCGGAAGATGACCCATGAGCAGCAGGAATACCGGAATGCATTGCGCCGTAACCCCAAGCATATTTTTAGTGAATTTGGAGTGGCTCGGCATCAGCGACTCGAAGAAATTCATCAGCAGTTCGATGAAGAACGCAAACATTTTGATAATATTCATCGTTCTTTGGCCCGGTTAGCTAATGACGAGAAAGATGTGATCGACTTCAATGAGATTCGTATTCTTTCTGAACGAGTTGAGCTCTCTAGGCGTGTACACGATGAGCTGGCCGAGGTAGTCTTGAACATTTTTGAGGTGGAGACTAATTTGAGATTGAACTTCCCTGAATTATTCTGGGGAGCCGCCGGCTTTAACTTTCGTACTCATGTCTGGGAGGAATGGGTTAAAGAAGAGGGTCTCCCAAGCGGCGACAGCCTTGAACTGCTACTCGGCGGATTATTCGCTCCGAATCAGGATTTTGTTTATCCACTTCCCTGGGCTTGGGAGGAGCAAGAGGTTGGCTTTATCCCGGATGTGGTGATGGATGAATTTGATGATGAGATAGATGCTGAGACCGTTCAATATATTCCTAAAAGTATCCCATGGGCGGAAGTCGTTGAACTGTGGAAGCCTGTGTTCAATGCGCTAGCCCGGCTGGGAAGTTTCACGTTTACTGCTGAAGCTTTTACCGCAGAGGAATTAACCCGTTGGGCGCGCACACCGGATGCTATTGATCTATGGGTGCAGTTTTTTCAATCAGAGATTACAGTACAAGAACAGGCTCCAGAGAGCAGCAACGGCTCCGATGAATGCCAGTTGCTAATCCGGTATGTACTTGCGGATGATCCTCAACTGGATAGCCTGCGCGGTAAGCTGCTACATACGAGCATTGCTCCAGAACCAACCCCAAGAGTACGCTGGTCTGGTCTGGATATGAGTCCATATACTATTACGATCGTGGAGAGGTGAGAGGTTACTAGCATGAGTTATACATTAGAACAGGTACAGCTAGCTTCACGGCTATTTTTTGAATTACTACGTAAAAAGGTAATCCCTCTCGATGATCCTGCGGCTGCTGAATGCCTTCAGGATGCAGGAACATATGATGCGCTTCAATATGTTGCTAAGGAGGCAGGCTGCCGAGTGATGAATTCCGGACACCGTCTCCATTTGTTGGTCAATCCACTCGGGTCAGTGTTCGCCACCAACTTTACCCAGTTGAAGAATAAATATTCACGAATTGAGCGCAAAACTCATTTACATATCATTAATATCATCATCCTTGTTTTTCTGGCCGAGATGGATCAGGACGAGACTCACTTTAAGTCCGGGCAGGACAGTATGTCCTATATACAGATATCCGATCAGGTGTCTTCACTTTTTCAAGCATGGATGCAGATGGATGATGAGGGGCGGTTTAGCCAGCAGTGGCGTTTGGATATCCAAGCGATGTCGAAGGTGTGGACTAATCTCTATATGCAAACTAAGAGTCAGGAAGAAAGCGATCTTCTGACAAGAGGCGCAGGCTCACGAATTGGTCTGATTCATGAAGGCATGAAGCTTCTGGAAGAGGAGAAGCTCGTGTTCATCTCGGAGTCAGAGAAGCGGATATTCCCACGGGAAGAGCTTTATGAGAGAATGCGGTATTTATATCATGATGTCGACCGGTATCAGGAATTAAAGAAACTCATCGGACGAACTTTAGCTGAGAAAGACGGTGCTATTAATGCCGCGGATTGAACGCATACGGATTACAGGACTTAAATACGAGAAAATGCTCAAGAAATATGATGACATGATTCTGGACCTCTGCAATGAAGAGGGACCAGCCAATACGCTTATTACGCTTATGAATGGTGGCGGGAAGGGCGTACTGCTGCAATCCATATTTCAGTTATTAATGCCCAAAACGCCATGGGGAAAAGACAGTGAGAACCAAGTTGAAGCATTTTTTCATAATCATAAAAAACAACTTAAGCCTTACACCTTTCATGTAGCTATCGAATGGCATCTCGACAACATTGAGCGTAATGAGTATATGACAACTGGTATTGCTATGACGGCACATAACTCGCTGGATCAGCAAGACATTAAAGTGGATTACCTACTATACGCACTCACGGATTACGGAGAAGCGTCTGAACTTAGCCTTTCGACGTTGCCACTCTTTGATGAAGAGACTGCTGAACCTACGAGTTTTGAAACGATCCAGCAATTTGTACGAGATAGGCGTGGGGAGATTGTACCTTTCGGTAGCCATAGCTCGGATTTAAAAAGATATTATGATTTCCTGGCTACTCGGGATATCCATATCGCCGAGTGGCGCAATATGCGGCGGATCAATGGAGAAGAGGGCGGTATCAAAGGTTATTTTAAAAAGAATGATGCTTTTACCAACCATAACTTGTTCGAAAAGCTGATTATTCCTGAAATCGGCTCCAGTCTGAATGAGGGGCTAAGAGAAGACGACAATACGCTGCAGCGTATGTTTATTGATACGGCAACAGTAGCTCAACGACTGCCAATGCTTGAACAGCGGGAACAAGTCTACACAGAGTTTCTTGGAATGGCTACTCCTTTATACGAGCTGGTGAAGCAAGGAGTAGAGGCGGAGAGCGCTGTTCAGGAAACAGAACTGCTTGGACGTCAGATCTATACGGTTATCCACGAAGAGCAGAGAAATGCGGAAGAAGAGCGAAGTAAGGCTGCAAATGAACTGGCTGGGCGTTATCAGGAAGCGAAGCAGCTGCGATTTGAGACGGACAATCTCAAGTATTTGCGCAGCAAGGAAGAGACGGAGCTAAAACAGGAAGAGTTCAACAAGCTCAGTGATGATCAGAGACGTGCACGTGGACGGCTGGATGATTCTAAGGCTCAGGAGAAAAAGCTAGAAGTGGCTCATTTCTTGGCTAAACGAATACTCCACACACGCCAAATTGAGCAATGGCAAAAGGAAATTCAAGCGATCGAAGGTTCTCTGGAGATGAAAGAACGTCAAGAGGTCATTCAGGCTGCTAAAGAAAAGCTTCGGAAACAGTGGGATGTGGTGTTTAGCCTCTGGCAACAAACGATCAGAGGGTTTGGAACAGCAGAGCGAGCTCTGACGACTGAAGAAAAAGGTTTGCGTAAGGAGCGGGAAAGCTTCCTGCTGGAGTTAGCAGGTCTGGATATCCAGATGAATGAATTGACGTTATCGATCCGGCAATATACAGAAGAGCTCGGTACATTCGCAGCCCAGCAGGGTCAGGAAGCTGCCCATGCTCCAGTGGCGGCGCTGCAACGTACGATTTCAGCTGCCAAAACGATACTGCTGGATATCGAAGCGTTAGGGGAACAGCATAAGGAGGCAGAGAATCGAAAGCTTGCATTGCATAAGAATCATGCCGAGCTCAGCGAGAAACATCGCTCTTATGAACGAGAGGTAGACGAGCTTGGGGTACATCTCGATTCACAGACCTATAAAGAATCACAGCTATGGTCACAAATCGTTGTGCTGCTGGAAATGTTTGATGAACATAATCGATTGGGAGCTACGGGCCTTTTTGAAGAACAAGAGGCGATTCAAGTACGCTTTATTCGAAAATTAGATGAAGGGGAGCAGCAGACGAAACGTTCCAGACGGGAATACTATAATCAGCTCATGGACGTGGAACTTCAGAACCAATCCTACTGGCTGCCGAATTCAGATATTCTGACGGTAAAGGATACACTCGATGCGCTTAAGATTCAATCCACACCAGGTAGTTCGTATTTAAATGATCGTCCCTACATTGAACGTGAGGAAGAACTAGAGCGCCATCCACTCCTTCCTTATAGTCTGATTGTAACCCGGCGCGAAGCTGATAAAATCAGCCCGGATTTGCTGAAGGGGACATTGCTGAAATCAGCGGTGCCTATCTTTATTCGTGAAGAGATGGCAGCTTCAGATCAAGTAGCTTTTAAGCTTTTAGCTAATCAAGGACCACAAATGGTACTGGAGCCAGATCGTTTCTTAAACTTTAAGAGCGGGATTCAGGCGAAGCTCAAGGAGCAAGAACAGGTGCTTCAGGACGCGGAGGCTTATTTATCAAAGTTGAAATCTGTGCGTCAGGAATATGATCGGTTATATCAAAATGAGAACACTGTGACGATTACAGCCAAACGTAATACCCTTATGAAACTACAGAGTGAACTTCAGCAAAGCATTATCAGTCTGAGCAACGAGATGGATGAGAACGAGGTCACCCTTACTCGGATCGGTCGGGAACTCGCCGAGAATAAGGCGCTTAGTGCAGAGCATGAGCAGAGAGCTGTAGCGTTGCAAGCTTGGATTGAACGTACAAAGAAGCATGAGCAGGATCAAAAGGAGAAGAAAAAGTATACAGATCGTAAGAGTCTGGTGAGCAAGGAGCTAACGAGTAAAGACCAGCAGCTTGAGCATCTTGAAGCGCAAATGGTAAGCCTTGGCGGAGAACGAGAGAAATGGATGGGAGATGCCAAGTATGCTCTTTTTCCTAGAATGCAGATTTGGTTTCCTGAGATCGTATTTCCGACATATCATCAGCTTTCGGATGATATGGAAGTTACACCAATAGATCAAGCTGAGCAGAATCTTCTGTTACAGCAGCTTAGTACTGTTGAAAGTCTGCAGCAATCGCTGACGGAGAATGAGCTTGAAATTCGAACAAGAGCAACCCAGATCAAAGCGGCAAGCGAGAATCTAACGGAGCTTGAAGGCAGCCTGAATCAAGTGGATGTGGATTGGCGGAAGGCGACAGAACCTGGTGAATCTACTGAATCCATTATGGCTGCAAGAAACCGTCAAAAGTCGGAAACATCTTCGCTAGAAGAGGACTATCAGATGGTACACGACTCTTTCATCCGCTGCCAGACCGAATTGGATAATTTGCAGAAGGAACTGCGCAAGGTAGAAAAGGGAATCAAAGAGAAACACGAGCGTGCCGTGGAGATTTGGAATGAGCTGCTTGAGCAAAAAGAGGCAGACATTCAAGAACGTTTTCAAGAGAATGAGCTCATGCTTAACCAGTGTAAACGATCTTTGGAACGAATGGATGCGCTCCTTCAGACGTTATCCAATCAAATTAAGATCATGAACGCACATATTGAGGATCGGGTCAATCTAAGGACTGTGCCAGAAGAATTAATGCTGAGCGTAAGAGAAGACTGCGAGTCGCTTGTTGCTGACTGGCTTCTTCAGATTAAGGATAGCTGGGTTAGTCGGGACGAGGTCGCAAGAAAAGTGAAGGAAGAGAAAAATTCATTAACTGGAAAACTTGCTAAGAGCGAACGGAATTCTGAACTGGAGATCAAGATTCAAGAACGTTTAAATACGGTTCATTGGGATAACTTCGCTATTGCTCAGCAAGTCCTAGATTCGATGTTACGTAGTTCACGTGATCAGATTGAGAGCATTCAAAACGATAAGGAGGATATGGATCAGTCTCGTAAGATGTGGGTGGCTCGGGCTTCTTATCGTGTAGTACAAATCATTGATATTATGAAGCGAATGGAAAGACGGATGATTATTCATAACGAGAATAATTATGCCTTCCCGCTGGTTCGTCTGAATTACAAAAACATCAATGTACCGAGAGCGAGCGATGAGGTAGAGCCGATGGTGAGCGATTATTTCAATCGGTGTATCCAGGAATTGCTCGCAAAATATCCAAAGATTGAACAAGTGCCAACACTTATAATCAAAGAGGTTATTAATGACGGACGAATCGTCTATGCGGCGCTTCAGAATCGCTTCCCGATTCTTCAGGTATATAAACCAGTAACGGAAAACTACTTCCTCTACGCCGCGCCGGAAGACTATCATTATTCCGACTGGGAGATTATCAACCGCGGTGCGCTGGATGAGGCTGTCGGCAGTGGTGGACAGCGCCAATCGGTACAGCTGCTAGTAGCAATGATGATCATGACGCATAAACGTGTGAATCGTGAGAATAAAGTGTGGACGGTCTTTTTATATGACAATCCTTTCGGAGAAATGGTGTCCAATAATGTACTTGACCCCGTATTTGAGATTTCAAAAGCGCTCAAGTTTCAGTGGCTGATTGTTACACCACCGGAGCTAGTGAAGAATGACGTCAGTGTTCGTTTTGGAGTATACTGGCAGCTCTATTTCGGAGGTGTCAAAGGGGATATGCTAGAATCTACCCTAGTCAAGGGAGGAAGAAAGCTCATTCCTGTTTCGCTTTTTTGACCAGCAGCGTTTACCAGCGTCCATAATGAAAGGGGCGTACCGAAGTAGCATTAAGCTACTCCGGTACGCCCCTTTTTTCGCGTTGAGGATGAATTAGGGAAATTGTCCCTGAAATTAGCCAATTACCGGTTCAATGTGTGACTTTTAGGGAAATCCTCCCTAATAAATACGAGAATACCCGCTTTACGAAGGAATCACCCTGATAATTAGGGAGATTTTCCCTAATTGTCGCTTGGAGCACGATAAGTCTCACATAATTAGGGAGGTTTTCCCTAATTAGTTTTTAGACCCACTCCATATATTGGGATAGCTTCTTACTTTAATCCTAGGAAATGAATGACTATTTAGCTTTACGTTCAGAAATATACGAACCGGTTAGTGTCAACAAGGTTCCCAGTATGGTTGCCAAGGTAATCTTTTCATTCAGGATAAGGGCAGAGGCAATCACTGTAACTACAGGGACGATATAAATATACACACTTGTTTTTACGGCTCCTAAGATTCCTACAGCCCGATTCCAGGTCACAAAACATAAAGCTGAAGCTCCCAGTCCTAAGAAGAGGATGTTGGTAATATTTTGGGTGTCTTTGAACCTACCTAGATCCAGATGGAAATCAAAGATAAACAAAGCTGGCAGCATAAAGAGGATGCCATAAAAAAATACTTTGCGGGTAGCCCCAATCGTGTGAACCTGTAAGCCGCTTATTTTTCGCATTAATACAGAGTAAATGGCCCAAACCATAGGGGCTATGAAAGCCAAGAGGTCTCCGATCGGGTTCAGTTTTAGTAGAAAACTCCCATTCAACCCGATTAAAATAATTCCTGATAGCGCAATTACAAATCCAATAACAAACTGACGATGAAATTTCTCCTCCTCTAAAAAGAAGTGAGCTATAACCGCTGTGAAGAAAGGAGCGATCGAGACAATCACGCCTACGTTGGAAGCAAGGGTATAGACTAGAGCAATATTTTCCAGAAGAAAATATAAAGTAATTCCACATAATCCTGCTGCAATAAATAGTAATTCTTCCTTAAACGACTTCGTTCGCACTGGACGTGAATAGATCAGTAACAAAACAAAGTAACCCAATAGAAAGCGGAAGAACAGAATTTCAACAGGAGTAAAGTCTGTTAACAGTATTTTTGAAGAGATAAAGGTTGTTCCCCAGATGATAATCGTAATTAGAGCCAGCAGATGTCCCGTATTGGGCTTACGATGATCCATCATATCGTGCGTTCTATTGATTGCGTTTGTCCCGGTTGCTGAATAAATATACGCATATATTGCTTAGGGGTTAAGCCAATCAATTTTTTGAAAAAATTTGTGAAATGGCTCTGATCACTGAATCCGGTTAGAGAGGCCACTTCTATGGGGAGTATTCCTTGTTCTAATAGTCGTTTAGCCTGGTTAATCCGAATGGTTTCCAAGTATCGATAAGGTGATATCCCTTTTTGTCTTGTAAATAAACGCAGCAAATGATATTTGCTTAAGCCTGTCAATTCACTTAATTGATTGAGGGTAATATTCTGCGCATAATATTTCTCTATGTATTCGCAAATCGTTTTGATTTCAGAGGTAAGGTCTTGTGAAGAATAGAAGGGCTCTGCATCGGAATATTCTCTCAGAAGCTGCTCCAGGAGAAACAGAAACAATTCTTCTTTTTGAAAATCAGTTTGATCCTCTACTATCATTTGATGTAGATCATCTAATGAGATCGCCAGTTCACTTTGGTAAAGAGCATTATGTGTGAACCGAGGCAAGTAGTCCATGCCGGTAATTTCAAGCACATACTTACGCATAATCTCTGGCTGAATATTAAAGGCACGATAGTCAAAGGAATTCCCGTCCAGCGGTTCACAGGAGTGGGGATCCTGCGGATTAAAGATAATCACGTCTCCGCTGTTAAGGATATGCTCTGCATTGTTACAAATCATAAGTCTTTTGCCTTGTTCAATAAAACCTATAACGTAATGGTCATGGAAATGGTTGGGGAATTTCTGCATGATCCCTTCAAAGCGATAGGCTTCAAAATTCAAGTCGCTATCGAAGACGATGGTTCGAACTTCACGAGTCACTGCTGCACCTTCTTTTCCAGTTAAGTAACCCCATTATAATGTTAAAATTAGGAGCATTCTTGCACGATGTTGCGATTGGGGTACAATATATGCTAGATCGCAGTTTCCTCTGGCTCTAATAGTGTTGGAATGGTTACGGTAAAGGTGGTACCTTGCTCAGGAATACTTTCTACAGTTATAGCTCCGCCATGATTATGTACAATATTCTGTGTGATCATAAATCCAAGGCCTGTTCCTGTTTCTTTTGTCGTATAAAATGGTTTGCCTAGTG
This window of the Paenibacillus sp. FSL R10-2734 genome carries:
- a CDS encoding AraC family transcriptional regulator produces the protein MNINNLFFHILYCNYRYFDDPKRNWSKLVRTLQHHELLLVTGGKGSFMIERKKYSFKAGMLFYISPGVKQSIEIDAEDPLCFLSVHFNYAKVSMDEEKWGINGHVETLNLQDVTEMKDYYQVEDIFGKMIQSWNTKLPGYEFVAKTFLQQLIIAIAQNTQKQSQNYSTSLKVEKIINYMHQKINHKVTLGELSDMVQLSPAYLSRAFKEITGYSIIEFFNKMKMDKAKELILEGDIKIKEVAQAIGFTDEFYFSRIFKRMTGISPSEFQSKNVHGV
- a CDS encoding multidrug efflux MFS transporter, translated to MSMWKRNLIVCWFGMFVTGVGMSQIAPVLPLYIKHLGVDNADSVAQFSGIAFGITFIVSAIFSPIWGLAADRFGRKPMLLRASLGMAIVISCMGFAPNVYVLIALRLLQGTITGYSTACTTLIATQTDKEHAGYALGTLSTASIAGALLGPTIGGFIAESMGLQSSFFVTGGLMLVAFITTALFVKESFHREDKKTLSMKEVWSSVPEKSLTLTLFVTFFILTVALYTVEPIITVYVTQLSKSASHVALLAGMTFSASGLANIIAAPRLGKLSDRIGAQKVILVALIAAGLLFIPQAFVQNPWQLMGLRFLLGLAAGGLIPSVNILVKKITPDALTGRVFGFNMSAGYLGTFAGSVLGGQVAAWFEIRDVFFITSVLLLINAGWVYFKVYKKLSLNGRENNGRLKEIRN
- a CDS encoding hydrolase; translated protein: MGDLKRSETECLDAKKTALVVIDLQNGIVNMPNKAPYTGEQVVQKGSSLVQAFTEKGAFVVLVRVSSLDGHDMLRPQTDMKMNAGSIPEGWDTLVPELSDFKNAYVISKRQWGAFFGTDLDLQLRRRGIDTIVLCGISTSIGVDTTAREAYQLGYNQVFVEDAMTASTKEEHDYVCKTIFPRIGKIRTTEEVVLALK
- a CDS encoding GNAT family N-acetyltransferase → MNIFFHRYIEMLYPYSDLLTTSTNYEAVALVFHSERQTGTWISNVNYMKQIGLAILKCLPICRIIGVRGFIRGLTILRSMSSLWLSMFGDQKYLHLDMLAVQERYRGQGYVSKIMKPLLAECREKNALCTLETQTPSNLPIYEHYQFLTVKVIPLPNSSLEQYCMACTPDATE
- a CDS encoding DUF6063 family protein — translated: MSYTLEQVQLASRLFFELLRKKVIPLDDPAAAECLQDAGTYDALQYVAKEAGCRVMNSGHRLHLLVNPLGSVFATNFTQLKNKYSRIERKTHLHIINIIILVFLAEMDQDETHFKSGQDSMSYIQISDQVSSLFQAWMQMDDEGRFSQQWRLDIQAMSKVWTNLYMQTKSQEESDLLTRGAGSRIGLIHEGMKLLEEEKLVFISESEKRIFPREELYERMRYLYHDVDRYQELKKLIGRTLAEKDGAINAAD
- a CDS encoding DMT family transporter, giving the protein MDHRKPNTGHLLALITIIIWGTTFISSKILLTDFTPVEILFFRFLLGYFVLLLIYSRPVRTKSFKEELLFIAAGLCGITLYFLLENIALVYTLASNVGVIVSIAPFFTAVIAHFFLEEEKFHRQFVIGFVIALSGIILIGLNGSFLLKLNPIGDLLAFIAPMVWAIYSVLMRKISGLQVHTIGATRKVFFYGILFMLPALFIFDFHLDLGRFKDTQNITNILFLGLGASALCFVTWNRAVGILGAVKTSVYIYIVPVVTVIASALILNEKITLATILGTLLTLTGSYISERKAK
- a CDS encoding AraC family transcriptional regulator; the protein is MTREVRTIVFDSDLNFEAYRFEGIMQKFPNHFHDHYVIGFIEQGKRLMICNNAEHILNSGDVIIFNPQDPHSCEPLDGNSFDYRAFNIQPEIMRKYVLEITGMDYLPRFTHNALYQSELAISLDDLHQMIVEDQTDFQKEELFLFLLEQLLREYSDAEPFYSSQDLTSEIKTICEYIEKYYAQNITLNQLSELTGLSKYHLLRLFTRQKGISPYRYLETIRINQAKRLLEQGILPIEVASLTGFSDQSHFTNFFKKLIGLTPKQYMRIFIQQPGQTQSIERTI